CTGAACCGTCGCCAATTCGCCCAATCAAGTGGAGATGTTTGTAGTCATTGTCGAAATCCAATACGACACACGTGTGGTTGAAAATTTCTATCCTCCCTTTTTTGAATTCGTGTCGTGTCCCTTGGTAGCGCAAGTTGTACTCGCTGGGTATGCAAATCTTGCCGCGCCGTATAATTCCGTTTACATTGGCAGAGTAGATGTACCAATTTCCAAATAGGCCGCCGATACGATATTCGTTTGAGCCGTTGAGAAACCAGTCTACAGGGATACCGCGTACCAAGCTTCGGCCACAGTAGCGGTCGAAATAACGGTTGAGAAATGCTTCATCAGGCTCGTCGCCATCTTGGTTTTCGCGAACAAGTAATACAGCAACCATTGTTGGCACAGCCGATGCATTGACAGTGAGACAAAGCCCCGGAATGAAATTCAAATTGTTCTCTTCAACAGTGCCCACGTTGAAAATGAACTGACTAATCTTGTACTCATCTTCTACTGCGCAGAATAAGTTCATGTTTTTTAGCGCCGCTCTCCCACCTGTCAATTCAGGTGATAATTCACCTACGACTCTGGTTTCACCTGCCCCCAATTGCATCTTGCTGCTGCGGACGCTCCATGCTCCGTTGCGTTTTTCACGCCAATAAAGGCGATACCAGCCAAAGTATGGGTCTAATTTCATCACTTCGGGGTCTTCTACGCTGGCAAAGATTTTTTGTTTCATCTCTTCATCGGGCAGGTAGTCGCACAATCCAGAAATAGCGACTTTGCTCATGGCTACTGTATTTGGGCTGGGCGTTCTTTCTATCTCACGCTTAAGTTTTTTTACTGGTTCGAGGCCAATCTCGACGATTTGCGCGAGCATTTCGAGCTTGGCGCCATTTGTCAGGTTTTTGATTTTGTCCATGCGTTCATCGCAGAACTTTTGCCAAACCCCACCCCACAGGGTTTTTGCCATGTGGAATGGGACATCAAGGTTGGTAGGCCTTCCAGGGCGGCTGTCGTTGGTGTTGGGCATAGTTGGTTAGGTTTGTTAAGAAGCAGGTGGTTTATCGCGGTTTCTCAAACAAATGTATCCTCCACTTTCTCTCAATCCAAGAAGTAAGAAATGAAAATGCATCCTCGTGACATTATTAAATGAAATGTATTTTCACCTTCCCCGCCGCCGCCTTCCCCACCACCTTCTCCACCTCGGCCATTTCCGCCGCCCGTAGCCGCGCCAGCGAGCCGAAATGCTGCAAGAGTTTCTCTGCCGTTTTCGCGCCGATGCCGGGGATTTCGGTCAGTTCGGTTTTGATAAAATTTTTGCTGCGCTGGTTGCGGTGGAAAGTGATGCCGAATCGGTGCGCCTCGTTGCGGGCTTGCTGGATGAGTTTGAGGGATTCTGACTTTTTATTGATAAGCGCCGGCACGGGGTCGTCGGGGAAGAAGATTTCTTCAAGGCGCTTGGCGATACCGACAACAGTCATTTTACCTTCCAAATCGAGCGCTCGCAGGCTTTTCATGGCCGCGCTGAGTTGACCTTTGCCGCCATCTATAATGACAAGTTGCGGCAAGCCCTGACCCTCGGCGAGCAGGCGTTTGTAGCGGCGATAGACGACCTCCTCCATCGAGGCGAAGTCGTTGGGGCCTTCCACCGATTTCACGTTGTAGTGGCGGTAGTCGCGCTTGGCGGGTTTGGCGTTTTTGAACACGACGCAACTCGACACGGGGTTGGTTCCCTGTAAGTTGGAGTTGTCGAAACACTCAATCCAAAGCGGCACTTCTTCCATGTGCAGGTCGGCTTGCAAAGTGCGCAGGATGCGCTCGGCGGAGGTCTGTTTGCCGGTGGCGCTTGCCTCCTGCTTTTCCTTTTGCAGTAGGTGCTACTGCACGTTTTTTTCCGAAAGTTCGAGCAGTTTTTTCTTGTCGCCGATTTTGGGGACGGTGATGACAACTTGCGGCGAACTTTCCGAAAGTCGCAAACTTTCGGAAAGTTGGGCTTGCGGCAACTCGAACGGCACGATGATTTCCGGCGAAAGGCTATTGCAGATTTTCCGCCGCCCGCTGCATTTCTTCTTTCAAATGTGCCTTCACGGCGGCGAAATTGCCTTTCAGGATGTTTTTGATTTGCTCGATTTTTCGATTGTACGATTCTTCCGTTTCCAAACCCACGCAGGGCACCGCGCAGTTTTTGATGTGATATTCGAGGCAGGGTTTGAATTTACCTTTTGAAATATTTTCCTGAGAAAGATGGAGCGTACAGGTGCGGAGTTGGAAGAGTTTGCGAATCAACTCGATGATTTGGTCCACATTGAATTTGTGCAGGTAAGGGCCGAAATAGGTGGAGCCGTCCTTGATGACTTTCCGCGTCAGGAACACGCGTGGGAATCGTTCGCTTTTGATGCAGACGTAAATCAGGGGCGATTTTTCGTCTTTCAGCATCACGTTGTAGCGTGGCTGGTGTTTTTTGATGAGCGAGTTTTCGAGCAGCAGCGCGTCGTGCTCCGTCTCCACGATGGTGAACTCGATGTGGTGGGCGTGGCGCACCAGCACTTTCGTCTTGGCGAGTTGGTATTTTTTGTCGCCGAAATAGGAGGAAAGGCGGTTGCGCAGGTTTTTCGCCTTGCCCACATAGAGAATAACGCCCTCTGCATCCATGTATCTGTAAATGCCGGGCGCGGTCGGGGTGCCGGGCGCGAAGTCTTTGAACTGCTCGTTGGTCATTGAGGCAAAAATAGTTTGCTCGTGCAAACAGACAAGCCAAAAGAAGTAAAGTGCGTTCACAATCGCGCCTTCATCCGGCTCAGCGTCTCCGGCGAAATGCCGAGATACGACGCGACGGCTTTGTTGGAAAGGCGGGTGAGCAGATGGGGCTGGCTTTCGTAGAGCCACCGGACGCGCTGCTCCGCGTCCATGCTCACAAAACTGCCGATGCGCTCCACCGAGCGGGTGTAAGAGAGTTCCAAATTCTTCTGATAAATATGCGCAAACTGTGGCACGGCCTCCACGAGTTTGAAAAAATTGTCGCGGCTGATGGCGAGCAACTCCAAGGGCTCGAGCGCCTTGAAACTTTCTTTGGCGGGTTTTTGATGGATAAAACTGCTCAATTCCGTGACCCATGTGCCTTCAAACACAAAATCCCTTGTGGCTTCATCGCCGTTTTTGTCCAAATAAAAAATCTGAATCGCGCCTTTGTTCGTGAAATAGCAGTAGCGGCACACGTCGCCGAAATTAAGCAAGAGTTCGCCGCGCTTGGCTTTCGCGGGCTTAAAATGCGAAAGCACGAAGTTCAACGATGCGTCGTCGGCTTCCACACGGGCGCGGATATAGTCGGTGAGGCGTTGGAACATGGCAGCAAAAATACGTGGCGCCACCGTCATTTCTGTTTTGAAAAATCAGTGTTCGCAAAAATGAAAAAACGGTTACTAAACTTTTGGAGGTTTAGCAACCGTTTCAAGAAACAGCTCATATAGTTATCAATGACTCGCCAAGTACGCCCGCCATTTGTCCCAGTACCATTCGCTCCAGCCTTTTTCTATGGAGGCTGCTTCTTCTGACGGCAGATTGGCCTGACTGAGATAAACGTGCGTGTCGCCGCCTTCGGCTTCAAATCGAAGCGTCAGAACGGTGTTTTGCGACTCCGGCCAGTTGGCGGGTTTCCATGTTTGCACGATGAGGCTGTTAGGCTCAAGATGCAGGTTTTTTCCAAAACAATAGCCGCCGTAGAGGCTAAACACCGCGCCAGTTTCCTCCCGGATTTCGGCAGGCGCGCCAGTGGTGGCAGCGTGTTGTTCGGCGTTCATGTAGAGATTGTAGAGCACCGAAGGCTCCACGTTGGAGAAGGTGATTTTTGCAGAAATAGTGGTGAGCATGGTGTGGAAAATAGCGATGAGTTATTGGTTATCAATTATTTGAAAAAATTTAGCCGACAAGTCGCTTGTCGCGGGCAAAAGCGGCGGCGTACATCAGCAGGCCGCCAATCATGTTCGTGTTGCGGAAAATGTTGAGCATATCCATCTGGTCGGTGGCGGCTTTGGGAGCGTGGACGAACACGATGACGATGAGAATATAGAGCGCCATGAGCAGAGCGGCGAGTTTGTCGTATTTGCCGATGATGCCGCTCACGATGAAGGCGAGAATGCAAGCGCCTGTAAAGTAATTCCAGAAGTAGGGAAAGGGTAAAAACTTCGGAACGAACTGCTGCACACCCACGTCGGGCAGGGCTAAATGCAGCATGACGTACATCGAAAAAGAAAGAATAAATAGCCAGCGGCCAAGACTTAATAGTTTGTTCATGATGTGAAAAGAGTTGGTTGAAAAATCTAGGGCAAAGGTCAGCCCCACTCTTTCCACGAGTCTTGATAAATGTCAACGTTTTCTGCCGCCGTTGGCGTCTCCACCTTACAACAACACCGCGCTCGAGACCCGACAAAAACTGGTTTCGTTTGTTGGACGTCGGGTCCGCCTCATGCTGTTGGCAAGACCTAATTGGTACGCAAGGTGTATGTTGGGCATATCGTGTTCGAGTGCAACGACGAAAAACCCAAGAGTGGGGGGAGAGCCCCCCGTCCGTGATTCACGCTTTCAACTGTTTCTTAAAATCCGAGGGACTTTGGCCCGCCATTTTTTTGAAAAAACGGCTGAAATGCGCAGGTTCTTCAAAGCCGAGGTCGAATGCAATTTCGCTGTTGGGCCGGTTGGTGTACATCAACTGGCGTTTGCCTTCCAGTAAAATGCGTTCGGAGATGATTTGCAGCGGGCTTTTTTGGCCGTAGCGGGCAAAGAGGTTGCTGAGCGTTTTCGGCGATTTGAACATCAGCCGAGCGTAGTCCTGCACTTGGTGGAGGTTTTTATAGTTGTTTTCCACAAGCATATTGAACTGCCGCGCCAGGTCCAATTCAGGTTCGTTGACGGCGTCGTTGAGAAACTGTTTTTTTGCTAAACGAGTGAGTTTGATGATGAGGCGTTTGAGCAAAACGCGCAGCATTTCGCCCTGAATATTGTCTTGTGTCTCAAACTCTTCCCGAAAAACCTGCGTCAACAAGTTGAACTGCCGCGTGTCGGCCTCGGCGGGGAAAATCGGCTCCACACCGCGCCAGCCGTAGAACAACAGCCCCGCGCACGACACCTCTTGGTCGTGGTCGACGATACAATAAAACTCGCGGTTGAACTGCCACACCACCGCGTCTGTCGGGCGTTCGATTCGGAACGAGTGGCTCACATTGAGACTCAAAAAAGCGTTTTCGGGAAAATGATACGCTGATTCGTCCACCGTAATGGTCTGCGCCAAGCCCCGGTTCCACACGATGGCGAGTAGTTTTTGGTCGCGTTCGCGAAAAAAATACCGCTCGAACGAGGGATGCTCCACCGCCATCAAAAATTGCCCGCCAACGGCTGGCTCTTTGTACTCGTAATGCATGTTTTATATCAACTTAAATGGCGTCTACTAAACTTTTAAAAGTTTAGTAAACGTGACACGGGTGCTTATTTCTTGACGGCGTTCGCCCAGTTTTTGTCGGCGGTCTGGATGTATTCCGCCCGTTTTTTGTTCCAGTCCGCTCGCACCGAAAGGTTGTAGTTGAGGTAGAGTTTGCCGTCCACGATGCTCCACGCCTGGGGTTCTGTTTTAGCAGGATAACCCTGTGCCCAGCCGTAAGCGCACCAGCCGCCATATTGTGGGGCGTATTTTTCAGGGTTTTGATGGAACAAGTCGCGGTTTTCAGCGGAAGCAAAATGCCAAGTCGCGTCGTTCCACTCGAATGTGATGTCCACCGCGCCTTTTAAAGGTTTGTTTTGGGTGAAATAGGCCACCGGGTCGTAGCCTTTGATAGCCCCGGCTTTGGTGGCGTGCACAGATTTGGTTTCGGTTTGGGCAAAAACGCCAACTATAAAAAAGAGAACTATGGCAAGCAAAAGTGTATATTTCATGAGTGAAAATTTAAATGAAGAATGGACTCAGGATTTGGGATTCAAACAAGGCTCGCAGGATTTGCAGGATTTGAAATGAAAAATCCGCAAACCCTGTAAGCCCGCCTTACAAACTTGTCTTACCCAGCGTAAGCCTCTTCCAAAACAGGTGCTACCGGGAAATCAATAGCGAACTGTGTCACACCATGGATGTAGTTGCTGATAATTTTGTCGCCTACAACAATGATGATGTCCACAAGGTTGGCCTCGTTGTAGCCGGCGGCGAACAAGGCTTGAGTGGCGGTGGCTTCGGGTTTGCCGCGACGTAGGGTGAGCGAACGGACAAAACGGGCGAGCGCGTCGAGTTTCGGGTCGAAAGAAGCCTCACCGCTGCGGATTTCAAGGATTTGTTCGTCTGTGAAGCCGTTCATTTTGCCCAGCACCGTGTGCGCCGATTGGCAGTAGCGGCAGTTGTTCACTTGACTGACGACGAGGTTGATGACCTCGCGTTCTTTGGCGCGGAGAGTGCTTTTACGATTTTGCAGCGCGAGATAATCGCCCAGCGCGGTGTCGCTTTTGGAAAAATAGGCGTATAGATTCGGCACAAAACCGAGGCCTTTTTGCAGGTTGTCAAAAAGCGTTTGGTTGTTTTCAGAAACTTGGTCGCGGGTGGGGACAGTAAACTGTGTCATCGTTTTTTCTTTTTAAGAATGTGAAAATGCTTGTTCGATTTGATGACACAAAGGTGGGGGCGCCCCGACCCGGTAGCGGTACCGATACTGCCCGACGACTTACCAATTTTTCCCGTACAGACCTTGATTTGATTTTAATTTGCAGCACAACGCCATGCTGGACGCTGGTTTTTGATGCACTTCCCCATCTGGGGCCTCTTTGTTTACATAAATTTTTTGACCAAAATGCTCCATCTCCGCCCCGCCACCATCGCCGACCTCGCCTTGCTCAAACACTGGGACGAGCAGCCGCACCTCGTAGAATCCGACCCGAACGACGACTGGGAATGAGAAACCGAACTGCTCCGCGCCCCCGATTGGCGCGAACAACTTATCGCTGAATTGGCCGGGCGGCCCATCGGCTTTGCGCAAATCATTGACCCGGTGCGGGAAGAAACGCACTATTGGGGCGATGTGCCCGACAATCTGCGGGCCATTGACATTTGGATTGGCGAAGCGGAAGATACCAGGAAAGGCTGCGGTTCCGACATGATGCGGTCGGCGCTTCGGCGCTGTTTCGCCGAGCCGGCGGTGGCGGCGGTACTGATTGACCCGTTGGCCTCGAACACGGCAGCGCACCGCAATACCAACTGGCGAGCTACCTCGGCATCACGCCGGATTCGCTGAGCCGGATTCGGAAGCGAATAATGGGCAAATAAATTTCGGCCAATCATCGCTTTCAAAACCACTTCTTACCCAAAGTCAATGAACCGCAGCCACGCTCGCCCTGACCTTTGCTTCAAATTTTAAAAGCAACGTCTTATGAAGCAAAAACTCGGTCTGACGGCCTGGCTTGTCGTCTTTTTCAGTTTCCAACTTTTTGGTCAAATCCCCACCCAAACCGTCCGAGGCACCGTGCAGGATGCCGACAGCGGGCTGCCATTGGTCGGGGCTACCGTGTCCCTGCACGCCGATGCTGCCCCAAACGGGGAGCACGGCAACGTCATCGGTGGCGTCACTGACGCGCAAGGTCGTTTCCGGCTCGAAAAAGTGCCGGTCGGCAGGGTCTCGCTGCGCGTGACCTACCTCGGTTACGATGCGCTTGCCATCCCGAACATCGTGGTCAACTCCGGCAAAGAGGTCGTGCTGGCGCTCGAGCTGCGCGAATCGGCCCACACGCTCGCGACGGCCACCGTCACGGCCGGCCGCAACAAGGGCGAAGCCCTCAACGAGATGGCGCTGCTCGGCGCCCGCGCCATCTCGCCGGAGGAAACCAACCGCTACGCCGGCGGCTTCAACGACCCCTCGCGCATCCTCGCCAACTTCGCAGGCATCACCAGCACGCAGGACGGCTCCAACGATATCATCGTGCGCGGCAACTCGCCCAAGTACGTCCAATGGCGACTCGAAGGCGAACAAATCACCAATCCCAACCATTTTGGCGACCAAAGCGCCGTGGGCGGCTCGGTCAGCATCCTGAACAACAACCTGCTCGCGGCCTCCGACTTCCTCACCGGGGCCTTCGCACCCGAGTTTGGCGACGTGCTCTCTGGGGTGTACGATGTGCGGTTGCGCGCGGGCAACAACGAGCGGTTCGAGTCGGTCGTCGGACTGGGGCTGCTGGGCATGGAAGCCACCCTCGAAGGCCCGTTCAAAAAAGATTACGGCGGCTCTTTTTTAGTCAACTACCGCTACTCCACGGCGGGGTTGCTCAGCCAATTGGGGCTGCTCGGCGACATCGGCGGGGTGCTCAAATTTCAAGACATGACCTTCAAACTCGTGCTCCCCACCCGCCACATGGGCGTTTTTTCGGTGTACGGGCTGGGGGGCTTGAGCACCTTCCGTTTTGAGGACGTGACCCCGGCCATCTGGGTGATTCCGGGCACGAACGCCTCCCGAGCCGAAATCCGAAACGATTTTGACAAAAAAGCGCACCTGTTCAACACGGGCATCAAACACGCCGTCAATTTTGGCGAAAAGACCATGCTCAACACCGCCCTCACCTACTCGAACGAGGGCATCGAAGACGACATTTTCGAGGCGGGCATCGTAAAATTGTACGACGACAAGGGCGTGTTTCTGCGCGACTCGGTCATCAGCAAACGGCTGAATTTTCAGGGTACTCTGCAAAAACCCGTCTGGCGTGCATCGGCCACGCTCCACCACAAATTCAACGCCCGGCACAAGGTCCAAATCGGCTCCAAGTACACCCTGTTCGACTACCGTTTCGCGCAGAGCCAACTGCGGGGCGCCGAAAACGAGCGGTTTGTGTTGCTCGATTTTGCCGAAAA
This Saprospiraceae bacterium DNA region includes the following protein-coding sequences:
- a CDS encoding helix-turn-helix domain-containing protein; its protein translation is MHYEYKEPAVGGQFLMAVEHPSFERYFFRERDQKLLAIVWNRGLAQTITVDESAYHFPENAFLSLNVSHSFRIERPTDAVVWQFNREFYCIVDHDQEVSCAGLLFYGWRGVEPIFPAEADTRQFNLLTQVFREEFETQDNIQGEMLRVLLKRLIIKLTRLAKKQFLNDAVNEPELDLARQFNMLVENNYKNLHQVQDYARLMFKSPKTLSNLFARYGQKSPLQIISERILLEGKRQLMYTNRPNSEIAFDLGFEEPAHFSRFFKKMAGQSPSDFKKQLKA
- a CDS encoding SRPBCC domain-containing protein codes for the protein MLTTISAKITFSNVEPSVLYNLYMNAEQHAATTGAPAEIREETGAVFSLYGGYCFGKNLHLEPNSLIVQTWKPANWPESQNTVLTLRFEAEGGDTHVYLSQANLPSEEAASIEKGWSEWYWDKWRAYLASH
- a CDS encoding GNAT family N-acetyltransferase is translated as MAGRPIGFAQIIDPVREETHYWGDVPDNLRAIDIWIGEAEDTRKGCGSDMMRSALRRCFAEPAVAAVLIDPLASNTAAHRNTNWRATSASRRIR
- a CDS encoding carboxymuconolactone decarboxylase family protein, with product MTQFTVPTRDQVSENNQTLFDNLQKGLGFVPNLYAYFSKSDTALGDYLALQNRKSTLRAKEREVINLVVSQVNNCRYCQSAHTVLGKMNGFTDEQILEIRSGEASFDPKLDALARFVRSLTLRRGKPEATATQALFAAGYNEANLVDIIIVVGDKIISNYIHGVTQFAIDFPVAPVLEEAYAG
- a CDS encoding YHS domain-containing protein; the encoded protein is MKYTLLLAIVLFFIVGVFAQTETKSVHATKAGAIKGYDPVAYFTQNKPLKGAVDITFEWNDATWHFASAENRDLFHQNPEKYAPQYGGWCAYGWAQGYPAKTEPQAWSIVDGKLYLNYNLSVRADWNKKRAEYIQTADKNWANAVKK
- a CDS encoding Crp/Fnr family transcriptional regulator, giving the protein MAPRIFAAMFQRLTDYIRARVEADDASLNFVLSHFKPAKAKRGELLLNFGDVCRYCYFTNKGAIQIFYLDKNGDEATRDFVFEGTWVTELSSFIHQKPAKESFKALEPLELLAISRDNFFKLVEAVPQFAHIYQKNLELSYTRSVERIGSFVSMDAEQRVRWLYESQPHLLTRLSNKAVASYLGISPETLSRMKARL
- a CDS encoding TonB-dependent receptor is translated as MKQKLGLTAWLVVFFSFQLFGQIPTQTVRGTVQDADSGLPLVGATVSLHADAAPNGEHGNVIGGVTDAQGRFRLEKVPVGRVSLRVTYLGYDALAIPNIVVNSGKEVVLALELRESAHTLATATVTAGRNKGEALNEMALLGARAISPEETNRYAGGFNDPSRILANFAGITSTQDGSNDIIVRGNSPKYVQWRLEGEQITNPNHFGDQSAVGGSVSILNNNLLAASDFLTGAFAPEFGDVLSGVYDVRLRAGNNERFESVVGLGLLGMEATLEGPFKKDYGGSFLVNYRYSTAGLLSQLGLLGDIGGVLKFQDMTFKLVLPTRHMGVFSVYGLGGLSTFRFEDVTPAIWVIPGTNASRAEIRNDFDKKAHLFNTGIKHAVNFGEKTMLNTALTYSNEGIEDDIFEAGIVKLYDDKGVFLRDSVISKRLNFQGTLQKPVWRASATLHHKFNARHKVQIGSKYTLFDYRFAQSQLRGAENERFVLLDFAEKVGTVRNFATWKYRPTEKLSFVAGLHNMNVLLNQKSTLEPRLALEYLPAPAWAVRLGYGKHSTMESIHHYFAKVEQPDGSVAEPNRDLDLLKADHYLLGFERRIGKDMRAKLEFYYQRLYNLPVENVDTSYFATIVEGLDFRYVDLVNEGKGRNYGVELTLEKFFSRHYYFLLNASLFESKYTPLDGRERNTPFNGNYMVNFLCGKEFPGLGKRKNQTLGLNAKVFVGGARRIIPLLRDAQGNLAADPAANRYWDYDKAYETGLDTPYQVLLSASYKWNKHRATHEIFLNLDNITNHKGRIMEFYDASEPGNIGHMTQFGFFPNLMYRAYF